From one Treponema denticola genomic stretch:
- a CDS encoding NAD(P)-binding protein, whose translation MSRLEIFSQNRSQIIIEELYENLQHRIEASPPGLCPVYITRAFIEMCHAQTCGKCVPCRIGLLQLKHILTDVLNGNAEMETIKLIEETAKSIRETADCALGYEAADMVYKSIIYCRDDFEEHIKHGRCGCITTQPVPCVALCPANVDIPGYIALVRDERYADAVRLIRKDNPFPSTCAFICEHPCEHRCRRNMVDSAINIRGLKRVAVEFSGKVPPPPCAPSTGKTIAIVGGGPAGLTAAYYLQLMGHQTTVYEMLPKLGGMLRYGIPNYRLPKDRLDEDIDAILETGVKIVYGKKIGTDIELNELIKDNDAAIIAIGASTDKKLGLEGEDAEGVISAVQFLRDVGMDKGMDLTGKKTAIIGGGNVAMDAVRTAVRLKSEKVTCLYRRRVADMTALPAEIEGALAEGVEMMTLKAPSKLEVKNGKLTGVWVTPQMISKIKDGRASVVSTGEPDIFIPCEVLVVAIGQDIETQHYEESGIPIDRGKLFTMPSASFKGIPGLFSGGDCASGPSTVIKAIAAGKVMAANIDEYLGYSHTISCDIEIPIPNIDDRLACGRVELGEREASERIKDFEGVEFCMSKKEACQESNRCLKCDHFGFGIFKGGRERLW comes from the coding sequence ATGAGTCGACTTGAGATATTTTCACAAAACCGATCTCAAATTATAATTGAAGAACTGTATGAGAATCTTCAACATCGAATTGAAGCAAGTCCTCCCGGACTTTGTCCCGTTTACATAACACGTGCCTTTATCGAAATGTGTCATGCCCAAACTTGCGGAAAATGTGTGCCGTGCCGTATCGGCCTTTTACAGTTAAAGCATATTTTAACTGATGTTCTAAACGGAAATGCTGAAATGGAAACCATCAAACTTATTGAAGAAACTGCAAAGTCGATAAGAGAGACAGCAGACTGTGCACTGGGGTATGAAGCTGCCGATATGGTTTATAAAAGCATAATCTATTGCCGTGATGACTTTGAAGAGCATATAAAACACGGAAGATGCGGCTGCATTACAACTCAGCCCGTACCCTGTGTAGCCCTCTGTCCTGCAAATGTGGATATTCCGGGCTATATTGCCCTTGTCAGGGATGAAAGATATGCCGATGCCGTCCGTCTTATCAGAAAGGACAATCCTTTTCCTTCTACCTGTGCCTTTATCTGTGAACATCCTTGCGAGCATAGGTGCCGGCGAAACATGGTAGACAGTGCCATAAATATCCGCGGACTAAAAAGAGTTGCCGTTGAATTTTCCGGTAAGGTACCTCCTCCTCCATGCGCTCCTTCTACAGGAAAGACTATAGCCATAGTCGGAGGAGGGCCGGCAGGGCTCACCGCGGCTTATTATTTACAGCTCATGGGGCATCAGACAACCGTATATGAAATGCTGCCCAAATTAGGAGGAATGCTCCGTTACGGTATACCTAATTACCGTCTTCCTAAGGACAGATTGGACGAAGATATAGATGCAATTCTCGAAACCGGAGTTAAGATTGTTTACGGTAAAAAAATAGGAACCGACATAGAACTCAATGAGCTTATAAAAGATAATGATGCGGCTATTATAGCAATTGGAGCCTCAACCGACAAAAAACTAGGCCTTGAAGGAGAAGATGCCGAAGGCGTTATTTCTGCCGTTCAATTCCTTAGAGATGTAGGAATGGATAAAGGCATGGATTTAACAGGTAAAAAAACTGCAATAATAGGAGGCGGAAATGTTGCCATGGATGCAGTGCGGACGGCTGTCCGCCTAAAATCGGAAAAAGTTACCTGTCTTTACCGAAGGCGTGTAGCCGATATGACGGCTCTTCCTGCCGAAATAGAAGGAGCCTTAGCCGAAGGGGTAGAAATGATGACCCTAAAAGCTCCTTCAAAACTCGAAGTAAAGAATGGAAAACTCACAGGCGTTTGGGTTACTCCCCAGATGATTTCCAAAATAAAAGACGGCCGAGCCTCCGTTGTATCTACAGGGGAACCTGATATTTTTATTCCATGTGAAGTGCTTGTCGTTGCAATAGGACAGGATATCGAAACTCAGCATTATGAAGAGTCAGGTATACCGATTGATAGGGGCAAGCTTTTTACGATGCCCAGCGCAAGTTTTAAAGGAATTCCGGGCTTATTTTCAGGAGGGGATTGTGCTTCAGGACCTTCTACAGTTATAAAGGCTATTGCCGCCGGAAAGGTTATGGCTGCAAATATAGACGAATATTTAGGTTACAGCCACACTATAAGCTGTGATATAGAAATCCCCATTCCCAATATAGATGACCGCCTTGCCTGCGGAAGGGTTGAGCTTGGAGAAAGAGAAGCCTCAGAAAGGATTAAGGATTTTGAAGGTGTAGAGTTCTGTATGAGTAAAAAAGAGGCTTGTCAGGAATCGAACCGTTGTCTTAAATGCGATCACTTCGGCTTTGGAATATTTAAGGGGGGGCGAGAACGATTATGGTAA
- the trpS gene encoding tryptophan--tRNA ligase — protein sequence MKNIILTGDRPTGKLHIGHYVGSLKNRVALQNSGKYDEIYIMIADAQATTDNADNLEKVRTSVIEVALDYLACGIDPQKSTILVQTQIPELCELTFYYMNLVTLARLERNPTVKNEIKLRGFNTGANAGGNTGIPVGFLTYPISQAADITAFLANTVPVGEDQMPMIEQTREIVRSFNSLYGETLVEPKELLPANKTCGRLPGTDGRAKMSKSLGNCIYISDSPEEIKKKVMGMFTDPNHLRVEDPGKVEGNPVFTYLDAFARNEYFSEFWSDYSCLNEVKEHYQKGGLGDVKIKKFLNNILQEELRPIREKREAFQKDLPSVYQILIEGTKKAREKAAATTHSVRSAMKINYFEGM from the coding sequence ATGAAAAACATTATTTTGACCGGGGATAGACCCACAGGAAAACTTCATATAGGGCACTATGTAGGCTCCTTAAAAAACAGGGTGGCCTTGCAGAATTCGGGTAAATACGATGAAATTTATATTATGATTGCCGATGCTCAGGCTACAACCGACAATGCGGATAATCTTGAAAAAGTGCGTACAAGCGTTATCGAAGTGGCTTTGGATTATCTTGCCTGCGGAATAGACCCTCAAAAATCGACAATCCTCGTGCAGACTCAAATACCGGAACTTTGCGAGCTTACCTTTTATTATATGAATCTTGTTACCCTGGCCCGCCTCGAACGAAACCCTACGGTAAAAAATGAGATTAAGCTGAGAGGTTTTAACACAGGTGCCAACGCCGGCGGAAACACCGGTATTCCTGTAGGATTTTTAACCTACCCTATAAGTCAGGCTGCCGATATTACGGCCTTTTTGGCAAATACGGTTCCTGTAGGCGAAGACCAGATGCCGATGATTGAGCAAACGCGCGAGATAGTCCGCTCCTTTAATTCTCTTTACGGGGAAACCTTGGTAGAGCCCAAGGAGCTTTTACCTGCAAACAAAACATGCGGACGGCTTCCCGGAACCGATGGAAGGGCTAAAATGAGTAAGTCGCTCGGCAACTGTATTTATATTTCGGACAGCCCCGAAGAAATCAAAAAGAAGGTAATGGGAATGTTTACAGACCCGAATCACCTCCGTGTTGAAGATCCCGGGAAGGTTGAAGGGAATCCGGTATTTACCTATCTCGATGCCTTTGCCCGAAATGAGTACTTCTCTGAGTTTTGGAGCGATTATTCATGCTTGAATGAGGTTAAGGAGCATTACCAAAAGGGCGGTCTAGGCGATGTAAAAATTAAAAAATTTTTGAACAATATTTTACAGGAAGAACTTAGGCCAATCAGGGAAAAAAGAGAGGCTTTTCAAAAAGACCTCCCTTCCGTTTATCAAATCCTGATTGAAGGCACCAAAAAAGCAAGGGAAAAAGCCGCAGCTACAACTCATTCTGTCCGCTCTGCAATGAAAATAAACTATTTTGAAGGAATGTGA
- a CDS encoding chemotaxis protein CheW — MANAGGLNKKAKVENDDLLKLVTFQLGEELYGVEIMDVDQIVRVQDVRPIPNAPYYVEGIFNLRSEIIPVISLHKRFHIKKASLDEGDEFLGGFIIIKVENNKIGIIIDRVARVVDVKKDEVQPPPQMIAGIGAEYINGVVRRDPGYLIILDIHRLFNPKELQKITNL, encoded by the coding sequence ATGGCAAATGCAGGAGGCCTTAATAAAAAGGCCAAGGTCGAAAATGATGACCTTTTAAAATTAGTTACATTCCAACTCGGAGAAGAACTTTACGGTGTAGAAATCATGGATGTTGACCAAATAGTCAGGGTTCAAGATGTAAGACCTATTCCAAATGCTCCGTATTATGTTGAAGGAATTTTTAACCTACGAAGCGAAATTATTCCGGTAATAAGTCTTCACAAGAGATTTCACATAAAAAAGGCTTCTTTGGATGAAGGCGATGAGTTTTTGGGCGGCTTTATAATCATAAAGGTTGAAAACAACAAAATCGGTATTATAATCGATAGAGTAGCCCGTGTTGTTGATGTAAAAAAAGATGAAGTACAGCCTCCGCCCCAAATGATTGCAGGTATCGGGGCCGAGTACATTAACGGCGTTGTCCGCCGAGATCCCGGTTACCTAATAATCTTGGATATTCACAGGCTCTTTAATCCGAAAGAATTACAGAAAATTACGAATTTATAA
- a CDS encoding NAD(+)/NADH kinase codes for MKKALIVLSIEKPNAKKICKEIEAFLSAKGIDSFVYKYDGISHSPELNEDYDLAISLGGDGTVLFTARYSAPRHIPVFPINLGRFGFIANIEPKEWEGELLHLLNGEQALHKRMLLSASINRKNKEIVKYEALNDAVVSGSGIAKLINLDISFNGISFGVFRADGVIVSTPTGSTAYSAASGGPILDPDVSAFVLTPISPFSLSNRPLVLPSSGQMKIKILPARVKDIIVSIDGQEMVSLQEDDEIIISESPNKVKMAGCSPDNFYKALRSKLGWSGSSSPKLN; via the coding sequence TTGAAAAAAGCCCTTATAGTTTTAAGTATCGAAAAACCCAATGCAAAAAAGATTTGTAAAGAAATCGAAGCTTTTTTATCGGCAAAGGGAATCGATTCTTTTGTATATAAATATGACGGCATCTCCCATTCTCCCGAATTAAATGAAGACTATGACCTTGCAATAAGCCTTGGCGGAGACGGTACGGTTTTATTTACTGCCCGTTACAGTGCGCCGCGGCACATCCCCGTTTTTCCGATAAATTTAGGACGGTTCGGTTTTATAGCAAATATTGAACCTAAAGAATGGGAAGGAGAACTTTTACATCTCTTAAATGGCGAACAAGCCTTACATAAAAGAATGCTTCTTTCAGCTTCCATAAATCGGAAAAATAAAGAAATTGTAAAATATGAGGCTTTAAACGATGCCGTTGTTTCAGGTTCGGGCATAGCAAAGCTGATAAACTTGGATATTTCCTTTAACGGAATTTCTTTCGGTGTTTTTAGAGCTGACGGGGTAATCGTTTCCACTCCTACAGGCTCAACTGCCTACTCGGCAGCTTCAGGAGGGCCGATCTTAGATCCTGATGTATCGGCCTTTGTTTTAACCCCTATTTCTCCTTTTTCTTTATCGAACCGCCCCTTGGTTCTTCCATCGTCGGGTCAAATGAAGATAAAAATTCTTCCTGCAAGAGTGAAAGATATTATAGTTTCTATTGACGGACAGGAGATGGTTTCTTTACAAGAAGATGATGAGATTATAATAAGCGAATCTCCCAATAAGGTAAAAATGGCAGGCTGTTCTCCCGATAATTTTTACAAGGCCCTGCGCTCAAAGCTTGGCTGGTCGGGTTCTTCATCGCCCAAACTGAACTGA
- a CDS encoding DegT/DnrJ/EryC1/StrS family aminotransferase codes for MKIPVYSSTIRRSEMDAVLTCMVEEKIGPGEMNQKLIKQVCEVFQTAGAAAFRSPAIALNYALKALNLENEASVIISSLAPSWQYVELNRQGYKPIVLDVEADSVFPSFESIENAVQAGGRVLVLHETLGFLPDMEKILSLNIPVIEDISQSAGAAYKEKYAGSMGVFSILGLEEKDILTGGGGAVLLAPERRNAVVLKKLYDESPLTDQLPDINASLAFVQLKQMAKNMEQRKEMQESYIRSLMQGKHKTIAQKEDTINPVYSFPVILNSGVSDVQKYAAKKDIDIELAFKNSTVEYLKESQEGFINASSLLLRCVLFPLYPRLGAKKSAEIARVLATLP; via the coding sequence ATGAAAATACCCGTTTACAGTTCCACTATAAGACGCTCCGAAATGGATGCTGTTCTTACATGTATGGTCGAGGAAAAAATAGGCCCCGGCGAGATGAACCAAAAACTTATCAAGCAGGTTTGCGAGGTCTTTCAAACAGCCGGAGCCGCTGCATTTAGAAGCCCGGCCATAGCTTTAAACTATGCTTTAAAGGCCTTAAACCTTGAAAACGAAGCATCGGTTATTATCTCAAGCCTTGCACCCTCTTGGCAATATGTAGAATTAAACCGCCAAGGATATAAGCCGATTGTGCTTGATGTAGAAGCCGATTCCGTTTTTCCTTCCTTTGAGAGCATTGAAAATGCGGTTCAGGCAGGCGGAAGAGTTCTTGTCCTACATGAAACCTTGGGCTTTTTACCTGATATGGAAAAGATATTAAGCTTAAACATTCCCGTAATAGAGGATATTTCTCAAAGTGCAGGAGCTGCCTACAAGGAAAAATATGCCGGCAGTATGGGAGTCTTTTCGATTTTGGGACTGGAAGAAAAGGATATTCTGACAGGCGGAGGAGGAGCCGTATTACTTGCTCCCGAAAGGCGGAATGCAGTAGTCTTAAAAAAACTTTATGACGAATCCCCCCTTACAGACCAATTACCCGACATAAATGCGTCCTTGGCCTTTGTTCAGTTGAAGCAGATGGCAAAAAACATGGAGCAGCGAAAGGAAATGCAAGAGTCCTATATCCGCTCTTTGATGCAGGGAAAACATAAAACGATAGCTCAAAAGGAAGATACGATAAATCCTGTTTATTCTTTTCCGGTTATTTTAAATTCGGGAGTTTCGGATGTACAAAAATATGCTGCAAAAAAGGATATAGACATAGAGCTTGCTTTTAAAAATTCTACCGTCGAATACTTAAAAGAAAGTCAAGAAGGTTTTATAAATGCATCTTCTCTTTTATTAAGATGTGTGCTTTTTCCTCTTTATCCGCGATTGGGTGCAAAAAAATCGGCCGAGATTGCAAGAGTTTTAGCTACCCTGCCCTAA
- a CDS encoding [FeFe] hydrogenase, group A has product MVNLTIDNIKINVDKDMTIMEAAAQAGIPIPRLCFLKGINEIAACRVCVVELEGKEKLITACNNTVEEGMVVYTNSPKVRLDRRRTVQMILSQHDCKCATCVRSGNCSLQTLANDLNIQDVLYEEQLEYQSWDKNFPLIRDSKKCIKCMRCIQVCDKVQSLNIWELEGTGARTTINVSGSRTIADSDCSLCGQCITHCPVGALRERDDTEKFWRAVADPDKVVVVQVAPAIRTAWGEHLGLDLKDASVNKIFDALKRMGADYVFDTSFSADLTIMEEAYEFLERFSKGELKDKPMFTSCCPGWVRFIKSQYPHLVSHLSSAKSPMQMFGAVMKSYFAESIGKKPEDIFSVAIMPCVAKKGEINMELFYGEYAGHDMDCVLTTREFVRMIKSAHILPGTLKETEPDKLFHDASGAGIIFGATGGVMEAALRTAYYAIMGENCPPDAFKVVRHSSQEETGIIEASFTLKENNLSVAVASGLANTRRLIDSIEAGEKHYDFVEIMACPGGCVGGGGQPIHDGFELAFERGQNLYFIDSNLKLRYSHENEDIKNLYNNFFEKPNSHKAHSLLHTDHFIWEMPRSPKRDRKGYVINERFQS; this is encoded by the coding sequence ATGGTAAACTTAACAATAGATAATATAAAAATAAATGTTGATAAAGATATGACAATTATGGAAGCTGCGGCACAGGCAGGTATTCCTATACCTAGACTTTGTTTTTTAAAGGGAATTAATGAAATTGCTGCCTGCCGGGTATGTGTTGTTGAACTGGAAGGAAAGGAAAAACTTATAACCGCTTGTAACAACACTGTTGAAGAAGGGATGGTTGTGTATACCAATAGCCCGAAAGTAAGGCTTGACAGAAGAAGAACCGTTCAGATGATTTTGTCTCAGCATGATTGTAAATGTGCAACCTGTGTAAGAAGCGGAAACTGTTCCTTACAAACTCTTGCAAATGATCTTAATATTCAAGATGTATTATATGAAGAACAGCTTGAATATCAGTCATGGGATAAGAATTTTCCTCTTATACGGGATTCAAAAAAATGTATTAAATGTATGCGATGTATTCAGGTTTGCGATAAAGTTCAAAGCCTGAATATTTGGGAATTGGAAGGAACGGGTGCCAGAACTACAATAAATGTTTCAGGCTCTAGGACTATAGCCGATTCAGATTGCTCACTATGCGGTCAGTGTATTACCCATTGTCCTGTGGGTGCCTTGAGGGAAAGAGATGACACGGAAAAATTCTGGCGGGCAGTTGCCGATCCTGATAAGGTTGTTGTTGTGCAAGTGGCTCCGGCAATCCGTACAGCTTGGGGAGAACACTTAGGGCTTGATTTAAAAGATGCTTCCGTAAACAAAATATTCGATGCCCTAAAACGAATGGGTGCCGACTATGTCTTTGATACAAGTTTTTCGGCCGACTTAACCATAATGGAAGAAGCCTACGAATTCCTTGAGCGTTTTTCTAAAGGAGAGCTAAAAGATAAACCGATGTTTACCTCCTGTTGTCCGGGGTGGGTTCGTTTTATAAAAAGCCAATATCCTCATTTGGTTTCTCATTTATCTTCCGCTAAGTCTCCCATGCAAATGTTCGGTGCGGTTATGAAGTCGTATTTTGCTGAATCAATCGGTAAAAAACCTGAGGATATTTTTTCCGTTGCAATTATGCCCTGTGTTGCAAAAAAAGGCGAGATTAACATGGAGCTTTTCTACGGCGAGTATGCAGGACATGATATGGACTGTGTTTTGACTACGCGGGAATTTGTAAGGATGATTAAGTCTGCTCATATTCTTCCTGGAACCCTTAAAGAAACGGAACCTGATAAGCTGTTCCATGATGCTTCAGGTGCGGGAATTATTTTCGGAGCTACAGGCGGTGTTATGGAAGCGGCCTTGCGTACGGCCTATTATGCCATAATGGGAGAAAATTGTCCGCCGGATGCTTTTAAAGTTGTAAGGCATTCTTCGCAAGAAGAGACGGGAATTATTGAAGCTTCTTTTACACTAAAAGAGAATAATTTGAGTGTTGCCGTGGCTAGCGGACTTGCCAATACAAGGCGGCTTATAGATTCTATAGAAGCCGGAGAAAAGCATTATGATTTTGTAGAAATTATGGCTTGTCCCGGCGGCTGTGTAGGAGGCGGAGGTCAGCCCATACATGACGGCTTTGAATTGGCCTTTGAACGAGGCCAAAATCTTTATTTTATCGACAGTAATTTAAAATTAAGGTATTCGCATGAAAATGAGGACATAAAGAATTTATATAATAACTTCTTTGAAAAGCCGAACAGTCATAAAGCTCACAGTCTTTTGCATACGGACCATTTTATATGGGAAATGCCGAGAAGTCCAAAGCGGGATCGAAAGGGCTATGTTATAAACGAGAGATTTCAATCGTAA
- a CDS encoding ABC-F family ATP-binding cassette domain-containing protein, translated as MITVSDLSLKFGDRPLFKDVNLKFTKGNCYGIIGANGAGKSTFLKVLSGELEHDSGEFSITPGERMAVLRQDHFAFDEYSVKDTVFMGYPKLYNVRNEREAIYAKENFSEEDGIKASELEAEFADLNGWEAENQIEQILSGLGLDENYHDRMMSELDEGQKVRVLLAQAIFGTPDILLLDEPTNGLDLESIAWLEEFLIDFPNIIIVVSHDRHFLNTVCTHVCDIDYGKIRMYSGNYDFWYQMSRIMQRQAKDQQKKREEKMKDLREFILRFASNAAKSRQATSRKKVYDKLALEEIEVTSRKFPYVHFKPNREIGNNVVRTEKIFYKTPDSAEEKGIQLLSDFSFTVNRTDKIAFVGQEHNSKTALFDILTGKLNPDSGDVYWGQTVSHAYLNKDNAEYFNNDLNITEWLKQYSPDQDDAYVRGFLGRMLFSGDESLKPVNVLSGGEKVRCILSKLMLSGANVLILDEPTNHLDLEAITSLNDALVEFPGVILFNSHDHEFISSIANRIIEITPNGVIDRMMNFDDYIKDEHVKKLREELYGNTKKMQI; from the coding sequence ATGATTACAGTAAGCGATTTAAGTTTAAAGTTCGGCGACAGGCCGCTTTTTAAGGATGTCAATTTAAAATTTACAAAAGGCAACTGCTACGGAATTATCGGCGCAAACGGAGCCGGAAAGTCTACTTTTTTAAAAGTGCTTTCGGGAGAATTGGAGCATGACTCAGGTGAGTTCAGCATTACCCCCGGAGAGCGAATGGCTGTTTTAAGGCAGGATCACTTTGCCTTTGATGAATACAGTGTAAAAGACACGGTTTTTATGGGCTATCCTAAGCTCTACAATGTTAGAAATGAAAGAGAAGCCATTTATGCAAAAGAAAATTTTAGCGAAGAAGACGGAATAAAGGCTTCGGAGTTGGAGGCCGAATTTGCAGATTTAAACGGCTGGGAAGCTGAAAATCAAATAGAGCAGATTCTTTCAGGTTTAGGCCTTGATGAAAACTACCATGACAGAATGATGAGCGAACTGGATGAGGGGCAGAAGGTGCGGGTTTTGCTGGCTCAGGCTATATTCGGCACCCCCGATATTCTTCTTTTAGACGAACCGACAAACGGTTTAGACCTTGAATCCATAGCATGGCTTGAAGAATTTTTAATCGACTTTCCCAATATTATAATTGTTGTTTCTCACGACAGACATTTTTTAAATACGGTTTGTACCCACGTCTGCGACATTGACTACGGAAAAATCCGCATGTATTCCGGTAACTACGATTTCTGGTACCAGATGAGCAGGATTATGCAAAGGCAGGCTAAGGACCAACAAAAGAAGAGAGAAGAAAAGATGAAGGATTTGAGGGAGTTTATCCTACGCTTTGCCTCAAATGCTGCAAAGAGCCGTCAGGCAACCAGCCGAAAAAAAGTGTACGATAAACTGGCCTTAGAAGAAATTGAAGTTACAAGCCGTAAATTCCCTTATGTCCATTTTAAGCCCAATAGGGAAATCGGAAACAATGTTGTCCGCACCGAAAAAATTTTTTATAAGACACCCGACTCGGCGGAAGAAAAGGGCATTCAGCTTTTAAGCGATTTTTCGTTTACGGTAAACAGAACCGATAAAATAGCCTTTGTAGGTCAAGAGCATAATTCAAAAACAGCCCTCTTCGATATTTTAACCGGAAAATTAAACCCCGATTCGGGAGATGTTTACTGGGGACAGACCGTATCCCATGCCTATCTTAATAAGGACAATGCCGAGTACTTTAATAACGATTTAAATATTACCGAATGGCTTAAACAATATTCCCCCGACCAAGATGATGCCTATGTAAGAGGCTTTTTAGGCCGAATGCTTTTTTCGGGTGATGAATCCTTAAAGCCCGTAAACGTTCTATCCGGAGGCGAAAAGGTACGCTGTATATTGAGTAAGCTCATGCTTTCGGGAGCAAATGTTTTAATATTGGATGAACCGACAAACCACCTCGACCTTGAAGCTATCACAAGTTTAAACGATGCCCTTGTGGAATTCCCCGGTGTTATTCTTTTTAACTCTCACGACCATGAATTTATTTCTTCAATCGCAAACAGAATTATCGAAATTACCCCTAACGGCGTAATCGACAGGATGATGAATTTCGACGACTATATAAAAGACGAACACGTCAAAAAACTGCGTGAAGAATTATACGGAAACACCAAAAAAATGCAGATTTAA